From one Amaranthus tricolor cultivar Red isolate AtriRed21 chromosome 17, ASM2621246v1, whole genome shotgun sequence genomic stretch:
- the LOC130803757 gene encoding uncharacterized protein LOC130803757, whose product MFHHHHQSYNVNSNIDNYSTPIRDESLDENELEYDDDDDDEENEGNDQDDQYGEDEGNYVHHVDATPIPSKKSWDLIEHIALVCSVMNTSTDPIVSTNQKIRVRWQKDKEAYEAARMERPHLIARRTANMLKCHWDRVAPACLKWYGSYDEALRKKKSDMSDEDVLKEAHLLHQRKHVVKSNQEKRLDQQPTGGVSSESSGKRSRTKEDSEPLTSEPQGGSSTRLEGLKKAKARMTGKMVVDQSIQALSAFGESLRLNSEIMEKTELQKQKEARKKNNFKWKNIE is encoded by the exons atgtttCACCACCACCATCAATCTTACAATGTCAACTCTAATATTGATAACTATTCAACTCCGATAAGGGATGAAAGTTTAGACGAAAATGAGttggagtatgatgatgatgatgatgatgaggaaaaTGAAGGAAATGATCAAGATGATCAATACGGTGAAGATGAAGGAAATTATGTTCATCATGTTGATGCTA CCCCTATACCTTCAAAGAAAAGTTGGGATTTGATTGAACATATTGCTCTCGTATGCTCAGTCATGAACACAAGTACAGATCCAATTGTGAGCACCAACCAAAAGATAAGAGTGAGGTGGCAAAAAGATAAGGAAGCTTATGAAGCAGCGAGGATGGAACGACCCCATCTGATCGCACGAAGAACCGCCAACATGCTTAAATGTCATTGGGATAGAGTTGCTCCCGCATGTTTGAAGTGGTATGGAAGTTATGACGAGGCTCTTAGGAAGAAGAAGAGTGACATGAGTGACGAAGATGTGCTTAAAGAAGCACATTTACTCCATCAAAGAAAACACG TGGTAAAAAGTAATCAAGAAAAACGATTGGATCAACAACCAACTGGTGGTGTTAGTAGTGAAAGTAGTGGGAAAAGATCAAGGACGAAAGAAGATTCTGAACCACTAACAAGTGAACCTCAAGGAGGATCATCTACTCGCCTTGAGGGTTTGAAGAAGGCTAAGGCTCGCATGACTGGGAAAATGGTTGTAGATCAATCAATTCAAGCTTTGAGTGCATTTGGAGAGAGTCTTCGacttaattcagaaataatggAGAAGACagaacttcaaaaacaaaaagaagctcgaaaaaaaaacaacttcaaatGGAAGAATATCGAATGA